In Nicotiana tabacum cultivar K326 unplaced genomic scaffold, ASM71507v2 Un00118, whole genome shotgun sequence, the DNA window gcatgagcaacattagagagtggtccttcagacctTGTGGGAACATaatttatatgctaagttctccaagtgtgagttctcgTTGGaatctgtggcattcttgggtcatggtgTATAAGGCGAgagtattaaggtagatcctaagaagatcaGGAGATTCTtggggttagtaggttattatcaccggtttgtggaggtcttctcatctattgcatcacctttgactagattgaccgagaagggtgctccgtttcgaTGGTCCGATAATTGTggggtgagctttcagaagctcaagaccgcatttaCTTGagcaccggtgttagtgttgcaTTTCGGTTGAGGGATGTATACTgcgtattgtgacgcttcacgcgttggcctaggttatgtattgatgcaggaagggcgagttattgtatatgcttcacaACAGATGAAGCCCCACAAGAAGAATTAACCTGTACATGATTTGGGGTttgctgcgattgttcacgctcttaagatcttgaggcattatctttatggggtatcctgtgaggtttacaccgatcatcgcagcttgcagcatttgttcaggcagagagatcttaatttgaggcagtacaggtggcttgagttactaaaatattatgatattaccatcctatatcatctgggcaaggcgaatgtagttgcagatgccttgagaagaaaggaatagagtatgggcagtttggcattcatttcagcagaggagaggccattagctttagacattcagtccttggctaacagacttgcgaggttggatatttcagagcctagtcgagcTATTGCATGCATAGTCGCTCAGTTTTCattattcgagcagatcaaggctcgtcagtttgATGATCTGAACCTGTTGGTTCTTAGGGAGATGGTACTACAAGGTAGTTCCAAGGAGGTCACTATCGGTGAgtatggtgttctacgactccagggtcgcctgtgtgttcctaatgttgatggcttgagggagaagatcctagaggaggcacataattctcgatattctattcatccatgtgctacgaagatgtatcgcgacctgaggcagcattatttgtGGCGGCAGATGACGAAGGACATAGACTAGTATGTGGCGAgatgtctaaatttccagcaggttaagtatgagcaccagagactagGAGGCCTACTCCAGctgatgactatacctgagtggaaatgggagcacattactatggacttcgtagttgggttgttgtggaccttgtggaagtttgatgcagtttaggtcattgtcgacaggatgaccaagtcggcacacttcattctggtTGTGACCATGTATTCCTTAttgagattggcccagatttccggtgtgcatgtttccatcatatcagatagagtccctcagtttacttcgcatttcaaTACAGAGTGATTTGGGGtcccgggtagagctcagcacaacatttcatccgcagactgacgggcattCAGAGCGAACAGTTTTGATCCTGAaagatatgctcagagcatgtgtgattgacttcagagagaagtgggatcgattcttgcctttggtcgAGTTTGATTACAACAACAATTTttagtccaacatcgagatggctccatttaaggctttatatggtaggcaatgtcatttgcccatcggatggtttgagccaagcgaggctaagttatatggtactgatttagtgaacgaggccttagaaaaggtaaagttgattcaggagagacttcacacagcatagtctagacagaagagttacgcagattaGAAGGCGTGTgacttatcatttatggtaggagagaaggttctcttgaaagtctcaccgatgaaATAAAtcatgaggttcggtaagaagggCAAGTTCAGCCCAatgtttataggtccatttgaggtgttgagatgggttggggaggtttcttatgagcttgctttgcctcccagtctatcgtgagttcatccggtcttccatgtgtctatgctctgcaTGTATCATGCCGACAGATTGCATGTGTTAGACATCATCACatttcagctagatgagagcctgggttatgaggaggagccagttgccattgttgacaagCAGGTTCGCCAaatgaggtccaagaagatttctacgATAAAGGTTTAgtagaggggccaaccagtcgatgAGGAGACTTGCGAGGCTGGGGAGGATATGCGGagaaaatatccacacttattccgcactctaggtatgattctagacccgttggaggacgaacgtttgttttagaggtggagaatttaacgacccgaccggtcatttttctttctagatcgCCGTTCCCCGAAATAAGACTCCCCCATGTGCTttaactattttatgacttgcgaggatggttagaTCGGGTTTGGAAGGactcgggttgaaatcggaacactcaattccttaatattggctttaaGTTAAGTTTGACTTAGGTCAACAAGTCTAGTAAACGATCTTGGAACtaggatttgacggtcccaataggttagtatgatgattttggattttggcgtatgtccggatcaggttttggatgacccggaagcGTTTCGGTGCCTAAAGTTGAAAGTTATCTtattgaaggtttaaaagttctTTCAATATGGTTTgcagtaggttttggtgttatcgaggtccgtttgggatttcgagcctgtgAATAGCTCTGTAAGGTTATTTAAGaattgcacgcaaaatttggtattattccgagtagtttaagtatgattcggcgagTTCGAAGCAAAttggaagaatttgaagttcataagttgatttgatttggtttggagtgtgattcttagttttggtgttgtttttcatgtttcatGAGATCGAGcaggtccgttttatgattttaaacttgttggtatgtttgagcGGGCCCCCAGCATCCCCGGTTGCCATTCGGACGAGGCACAAAACTTATTTGTACTTGGATAGAATAGCTGAAGAATCAGAgtttctggtgcaatcgcacctacggAGGACCAGCCGCAGATGCGAGCTCACAGAAGAGGCCTAGTGTGGGCTGCCCAGTAATCGCATAAGCGAGGagaggagccgcatctgcgaatGCGCAAATTCGAGGAAGAGGTCGCAGAAGTGGGTTTGTGCGCAGGTGCGACGCTCGTGCCGCAGATGCAAGACGTTGCCCGCAGAAGCAGGAAGGGTAGACCCGGGCATGGTCTTCTTCTGCAGACATATGCGGCCATTGCTTCACAAAAGCAAAAGTTGTTGGGCAGTGAGGTCTATTTATTGCCGGACTTGGGTCATTTTTGGTTCCTTTATTTCACTTCttggggtgattttggagcttcttagagagAGATTTCCACCTCggtattgaaggtaagtaattcctacctaatgtatatatatatatcacatttaatatatgtataatcaatgtataaaaGACACTTAAAGAATATAATCATCTATTGAATAAACATGAATGACAGATTTAGgcaacaaaaatcaaaaagaaatttAGGTATTAAAGGCTAAACTCTTGTGGGAGCTATAAGTTTAAAGGTTAATATCATTGTCAAGCTAATAGTACTCATCTTAGTAAATTATATTGCACAGTTTAATTTAGACTTTGTTCCGAATGCAGATCATCACTttaataaaatcagaaaataattAAACTTGAGTAATTGTTCTAGTCTTACGaggattttttttagttttttaccTAGTATTCAGCACCCGTCTGACTAAATATAAATTTGCATTGAGAAATCCCACATTGGGAGATGTACTTTATAACAAAGGTGATTTGATAACAAAGCTCGTACACGAGACCTCTAGTTAAGGAAGAATACTTACTACTTCACTATAACAATAATAGATCAGACAATATTATCGTACTCCAGTACTTAAGAGGATGCAAAAGTTCTCGTCCAAACTTGGTTGTGAACCGATATTCATAGCTCCACTACTAAGTAAAATTAATTTTAATGAGTTTGATAGTCAATTATTCATTGGATAATTGGGAGGATAGTGAATTCGACACAACAATAGACTTGCTTCAAATTTGTGATGGTCTTATCCCAAAACTCAAATATTTGGCAGTAGAAATACTCATTATTAATGGCTTCTTGTGCAACATCCATTCCTAAGATCATTGCATCTGCACGTTGTTCACCGAAATTCCACCTTGGCGATAGAGACGAATTCAAGATTATATAAACTCAGTTTAATATATAGTATCTAATTGTCTTACATTAGTTTGGAAATTGTCTTGGGCCTGTTAGATAATTGGGGAAAGTGCACAGATACTTGATATTTGGGCCACTAGGTTGTCCTTaagttaattttttattatttaattttactcATTTCGGACAAAACTTCAGATGAACGAGATTGAAGTAGCACAATTCGCGTTAGAAGTTACAAATTTTATATGAAGTTGGAAAGTCAAAGTCGTATTTTGTGACTTCATACAAAACATCTTAAGTGCATGCAAAAAAATTGGTTGCAATTCAGATGCATAAGttttaagtgcaattttttcacttACGACGCTTTAGTCCGAAGTGCAACCAAATATTTTGCATGCACTTACAATAATTGCATTTAAGATGTATTTAATACGTTTTAGTTTGAATTGCAGCCAATATTTTGCATGCAGCAAAAACCTGTTCTTTGAATTTTCACAATCCAACACGGTATAACGCCtaaaattacttcaaacaagctCAAATTTGaatcataaatatcataaagaaaAAACTTGAATCATAAATTTACTAAATCAACAACAAATCTAACAAATACATCTTgtaactaagaagaagaagaagaagaagaagacctcTTTACAATGAGGGAGGATGTTACTATAGCAATCGATTAATCCATGGTGAGTTGCGTTATAATAGATGCTCAATGTTAGAGAAACATCaacaattattaataattttgacGGCTAAACAAAAGTCAGTTTATGAGAAAATTATAGTAGCGGCGGATGAGGCGAAAGGTGGATTGTTCTTTTTATATGGTTATGGAGGATCTGGCAAGACATTTATTTGGAAGATTCTATCTTCAAGTATACGATCTCGAGGAGATATTGTGTTAATTGTTGCATCAAGTGGGATTGCATCTCTTTTGTTACCGGGAGGTCGAATAGTGCATTCGACATTGGCAATTCCTCTTAATTCAACTGAAGATTCAATATGCAATATAAAGCAAGGTAGTCCTCTAGGAAAATTGATCGTCAAGGCAACGTTGATTATTTGGGATGAGGCACCGATGATTCATAGATACTGTTTCGAAGATCTTGATCAAACGCTTAGAGATATTCTTAGATTTAAAGACGCATCCAGTCTAGATCGACCATTTGAAGGTAAAACCATTATTCTTGGTGGTGACTTCAGACAAAATTTTCCAGTCATTACAAAAGGTACTCAGCAAGATATTGTTAATGCTACTCTAAACTCTTTATATTTATGGCTCCACTATGAAATCTTAAAACTAACAAGGAATGTGAGATTTCACGGAAATCAGTTAGGGATACATTTAGATGAGTTAAAAAAAATTTCAGATTGGATTTTAGCAATTGGTAACAGAAGAATTGGAGGTTCTGTTGATGGCATTGAAAAGGTCTGAATCCTCGATGATCTTCTCATACATAATTATGATGATCCAATATTTGCAATTGTAGAAAGTACTTATCCTAATTTCTTTAACCATTCCAATGACATAGATTACCTCCACCAAAGAGCAATTCTTGCTCCGACTCTTGACATAGTGGAATCTATCAATGAATATATGGTTTCACTCAATCATAATCCTGAGAAAACATATTTGAGTTCTTATAAG includes these proteins:
- the LOC142178971 gene encoding uncharacterized protein LOC142178971, yielding MLEKHQQLLIILTAKQKSVYEKIIVAADEAKGGLFFLYGYGGSGKTFIWKILSSSIRSRGDIVLIVASSGIASLLLPGGRIVHSTLAIPLNSTEDSICNIKQGSPLGKLIVKATLIIWDEAPMIHRYCFEDLDQTLRDILRFKDASSLDRPFEGKTIILGGDFRQNFPVITKGTQQDIVNATLNSLYLWLHYEILKLTRNVRFHGNQLGIHLDELKKISDWILAIGNRRIGGSVDGIEKV